The DNA segment CTCGCCACCATCCGCGCGACGGAGGGGCGGCGGCTGCACCTGACCCATCTGCAGTTCCACTCCTACGGCACCGAAGGCGACCGCAAGTTCTCCTCGTCGGCGGCGCGCATCGCCGAGCTGGTGAACGCCAACCCCAACATCTCGGTCGATGTCGGGCAGGTGATGTTCGGCCAGACGGTGACGGCCTCGGCCGACTACATGTCGCAGTACCGCAACCGCGGCATCGCCACGCCGAACAAGTCCATCGGCATGGACATCGAGCTGGATGCCGCCTGCGGGGTGGTGCCGTTCGAGTATCGCGACAAGTCCTTCGTCAACGCGCTGCAATGGGCGATCGGGCTGGAGCTGTTCCTGCTGGTGGAAGACCCCTGGCGGATCTTTCTCACCACCGACCATCCCAATGGCGGGCCGTTCACCACCTATCCGCACCTGATCCGGCTGCTGATGGACCGGGACTTCCGCAACGCCCAGCTCGCCACGCTGCACAAGGCGGCGCAGAAGCACACGCTGCTGGGCGGGATCACCCGCGAATACTCGCTGGAGGAGATCGCCATCCTCACCCGCGCCGCGCCCGCCCGCATTCTCGGTCTGGCGGACAAGGGCCATCTCGGCCCCGGCGCGGTGGCCGACATCGCGGTGCACCGCGAGGATGCGGATCGCGAGGCGATGTTCTCGACCACGCGCTACGTGTTCAAGGACGGGCGGCTGATCGTGAAGGACGGCCTGGTGGTCGAACTGGCGCAGGGCACGACCCATGTCGCGCGTCCCGGCTTCGACCGGGGAATCGAGAAGGATATCGGGCGCTGGTTCGACGAGGCGGTGGGCCTGAAGGCCCGGCATTTCCGCGTCGCCGACGGTGAGCTGAGGGGCGGCGCGGGGCCGACCATTCTCAGATGCGAGGGGGTGGCGCCATGATCATCAACGGCGTCGAGATCCGCGATACCTTCGCGGAGGCGTTCCCGATGGTCGGCACCCGCCTCATCGTCACCGCCGACACGCCCGAATGGGCGCTCACCGCCGGGCGCACCACCACGGGCTTTGCCACCTCGGTGATCGGCTGCGGCTGCGAGGCGGGGATCGAG comes from the Ancylobacter pratisalsi genome and includes:
- a CDS encoding formylmethanofuran dehydrogenase subunit A, with the translated sequence MRLRLKGGRVLDPANGENGVATGARRDIEILDGRVVAPTDLPAQAEYELNGDVVMAGGIDLHSHIAGGKMNLARLLMQEDRRAYPEMPGNFCGCGGGRAAPTAHATGCRYAELGYTTVFEPAMVGANARAAHLEMADIPNLDTGAYLVLGNDDFFLRLLAAGAGQEQVNAYVGWMIEATQAFAIKIVNPGGINAFKFNARKMDLDEASPHYEVTPRKVLTTLIRAVTELGLPHPIHLHGCNLGVPGNDETTLATIRATEGRRLHLTHLQFHSYGTEGDRKFSSSAARIAELVNANPNISVDVGQVMFGQTVTASADYMSQYRNRGIATPNKSIGMDIELDAACGVVPFEYRDKSFVNALQWAIGLELFLLVEDPWRIFLTTDHPNGGPFTTYPHLIRLLMDRDFRNAQLATLHKAAQKHTLLGGITREYSLEEIAILTRAAPARILGLADKGHLGPGAVADIAVHREDADREAMFSTTRYVFKDGRLIVKDGLVVELAQGTTHVARPGFDRGIEKDIGRWFDEAVGLKARHFRVADGELRGGAGPTILRCEGVAP